The following are encoded together in the Lathyrus oleraceus cultivar Zhongwan6 chromosome 3, CAAS_Psat_ZW6_1.0, whole genome shotgun sequence genome:
- the LOC127131376 gene encoding ABC transporter B family member 15 has translation MCGSKSPMKKKKLTPKKKMNVKVKVMSPAKKSKDDAEEKYHKSKDDGENQYMSDELVGLGNLIVVWNQKKEKKKNMNGSIWSIFMHADTQDWFLMILGTIGAIGEGFTAPLVLILNSRMINNYGNSSNIDGNTFIHNINKNAMAWFYLACACFVVCFFEGYCWTRTSGRQAAKMRCRYLKAVLRQDVAYFDLQVTSTSEIITSVSNDTLLIQDILSEKVPNFLMNISWFIASYMMPFIILWRMAIVALPFCIILVIPGFIYGKTLMSLSRNIREEYNQAGTVAEQALSSIRTVYSFVGEQKSMNAFSKALEGTVELGLKQGLTKGLAIGSNGFVFAIWALLCYYGSKMVMDHGAQGGTVFAVGASITVGGLALGASLSNLKYFSEAISAGERIKRVIERVPKIDSNSTKGEILENVSGDVEFDNVEFSYPTRPETIILKKFCLKIPAGKTVALVGESGSGKSTVVSLLQRFYDPTGGEIRLDGVSIHKLNIKWLRSMMGLVSQEPALFATSIKENIMFGKEDATEDEIVEAAQICNAHDFISLLPSGYNTQVGERGVQLSGGQKQRIAIARAIIKKPRILLLDEATSALDTESEQLVQQALDNATTGCTAVIIAHRLSTIQNADIVAVVHGGEVTEIGSHDELLQNDNNLYASLIRLQQTKTESEETVTTTFTKEKTASPVVNPTNLVEDKINTNSYNNVSISNNDVATDNTVSFWRLLALNAPEWKQAVLGSLNAMVFGAIQPTFAFTLGSMISVYFYTDHEEIKNKTRVYSLVFFGFSLITLVVTIGQHYNFAYMGEYLTKRVRESMLSKILTFEVGWFDQDENSSGAVSSRLANDANVVRSLVGDRMSLLVQTFSAVATAYTMGLIISWRLTLVTIATQPIIIACYYTKGVLLKSLSSKTIKAQQQSSKLASEAVSNLRTITAFSSQDRILKMLEEAQQGPIKENFRQAWFAGLGLGCSQFFMASSWALNYWYGGKLLVDGMITKKALFESFMVVLTTGRVIGEAGSMTKDISKGADTVSSIFTILDRHTQIEPDDLDGFKPVNLTGQIEFHDVHFAYPARPNVIIFQDFSIKIEAGKSTALVGQSGSGKSTIIGLIERFYDPLKGSVTIDDMNIKSYNLKSLRKHIALVSQEPTLINGTIRDNIAYGTTCEKIDENEIIEAARVANAHDFIAGLRDGYETWCGDKGVQLSGGQKQRIAIARAMLKNPKVLLLDEATSALDNNSEKVVQEALDKVMVGRTSVVVAHRLSTIQNCDVIAVLDNGKMVEIGTHKTLLANGPSGAYYSLVKLQTKHAASTD, from the exons ATGTGTGGAAGTAAGTCACCtatgaagaagaagaaattaACTCCAAAGAAGAAAATGAATGTGAAGGTGAAGGTGATGTCACCTGCTAAGAAATCAAAAGATGATGCTGAAGAAAAATATCATAAATCCAAGGATGATGGAGAAAACCAATATATGAGTGATGAATTAG TGGGTCTTGGAAACCTTATTGTTGTTTGGAATCagaaaaaggaaaagaagaagaacATGAATGGTTCAATATGGTCCATTTTCATGCATGCTGATACACAAGATTGGTTCCTTATGATTTTAGGTACCATTGGAGCTATTGGTGAAGGCTTTACTGCACCTTTGGTATTGATTCTTAATAGCCGCATGATTAATAATTATGGAAATTCATCTAACATTGATGGTAACACTTTCATCCATAATATCAATAAG AACGCAATGGCTTGGTTCTATTTGGCTTGTGCATgttttgttgtttgtttcttTG AGGGTTATTGTTGGACGAGGACAAGTGGAAGACAAGCTGCAAAAATGAGATGCAGATATTTGAAAGCAGTTCTTAGACAAGATGTTGCTTACTTTGATTTACAAGTCACAAGTACTTCCGAGATTATCACTAGCGTCTCCAACGATACTCTTTTAATTCAAGATATTCTTAGTGAAAAG GTTCCAAATTTCTTGATGAACATTTCATGGTTCATTGCAAGCTACATGATGCCTTTTATAATACTATGGAGAATGGCAATTGTAGCGTTACCATTTTGTATTATTCTAGTGATCCCTGGATTTATCTATGGCAAGACTTTGATGAGTTTATCGAGAAATATCAGAGAAGAGTATAATCAAGCTGGTACAGTTGCGGAACAAGCACTATCTTCTATCAGAACTGTTTATTCTTTTGTGGGGGAACAGAAGTCCATGAATGCTTTCTCTAAAGCTCTAGAAGGTACTGTGGAGTTGGGTTTAAAACAAGGATTAACGAAAGGTTTAGCCATTGGAAGCAATGGTTTTGTGTTTGCTATTTGGGCTCTCTTGTGCTATTATGGTAGCAAAATGGTCATGGATCATGGTGCTCAAGGAGGGACAGTTTTTGCAGTTGGAGCAAGCATAACGGTTGGTGGATT AGCATTAGGAGCTAGTTTGTCCAACTTGAAGTATTTCTCTGAAGCAATTTCGGCCGGTGAAAGAATCAAGAGAGTGATAGAAAGAGTTCCGAAGATAGATTCTAACAGCACAAAAGGAGAAATATTAGAAAATGTTTCCGGGGATGTGGAATTTGACAATGTAGAATTTTCATACCCAACAAGACCAGAAACCATTATCCTTAAAAAATTCTGTCTCAAGATTCCAGCAGGAAAAACAGTTGCATTGGTTGGTGAAAGTGGTTCAGGGAAATCGACAGTGGTATCATTGTTGCAGCGATTTTATGATCCTACTGGTGGAGAGATACGTCTTGATGGAGTTTCTATTcataaattaaatattaaatgGCTTAGATCAATGATGGGTTTGGTTAGTCAAGAACCTGCTTTGTTTGCAACAAGCATTAAAGAGAATATAATGTTTGGTAAAGAAGATGCTACTGAAGATGAGATTGTTGAAGCTGCTCAAATTTGTAATGCTCATGATTTCATTTCATTGCTTCCTTCCGGTTACAATACTCAG GTAGGAGAAAGAGGGGTTCAACTATCAGGTGGACAAAAACAAAGGATAGCAATTGCAAGAGCAATAATTAAAAAACCACGAATCCTTCTTTTAGACGAAGCAACCAGTGCATTAGATACCGAGTCTGAACAACTTGTTCAACAAGCCCTCGACAATGCAACAACAGGTTGCACAGCTGTAATCATCGCTCATCGTCTCTCCACAATCCAAAATGCCGACATTGTTGCTGTCGTGCACGGTGGAGAAGTTACTGAAATTGGTTCACATGACGAACTTCTCCAAAACGATAACAACCTCTACGCCTCCCTCATTCGTCTTCAACAAACCAAGACAGAATCAGAAGAAACCGTTACAACCACTTTCACAAAAGAGAAAACCGCGTCCCCAGTGGTGAACCCTACCAATTTGGTTGAAGATAAAATCAATACTAACAGCTACAATAATGTTAGTATTAGTAACAACGATGTTGCTACTGATAATACAGTGTCGTTTTGGAGATTACTTGCATTGAATGCTCCAGAATGGAAGCAGGCGGTTTTGGGGAGTTTGAATGCAATGGTGTTTGGTGCAATTCAACCTACTTTTGCATTTACCCTAGGATCAATGATATCTGTGTATTTTTATACCGATCATGAGGAGATAAAAAACAAGACTAGGGTTTATTCACTTGTGTTTTTCGGTTTCTCGTTGATAACTTTGGTGGTTACTATTGGACAACACTATAACTTTGCTTACATGGGAGAGTACTTGACTAAACGTGTAAGAGAGAGCATGCTTTCTAAAATACTCACTTTTGAAGTTGGATGGTTTGATCAAGATGAAAATTCTAGTGGTGCTGTTTCTTCTCGACTTGCCAATGATGCTAATGTG GTGAGGTCATTAGTTGGTGATAGAATGTCTTTGTTGGTACAAACTTTCTCAGCAGTAGCAACAGCATACACTATGGGTTTAATCATTTCATGGAGGCTCACACTTGTTACCATTGCTACTCAACCAATTATAATAGCTTGTTATTATACAAAAGGTGTTTTACTCAAAAGCCTTTCAAGCAAGACTATTAAGGCCCAACAACAAAGTAGTAAGTTAGCTTCTGAGGCTGTTTCAAATCTTAGAACCATTACTGCATTTTCATCTCAAGATAGAATACTCAAAATGCTTGAAGAGGCCCAACAAGGCCCAATCAAAGAGAATTTTCGACAAGCATGGTTTGCTGGTCTTGGGCTTGGGTGTTCGCAATTCTTCATGGCTTCTTCTTGGGCCTTAAATTATTGGTACGGCGGGAAGCTTTTGGTTGATGGGATGATAACGAAGAAAGCATTATTTGAGagttttatggttgtgttgacTACGGGGCGGGTTATAGGTGAGGCTGGAAGCATGACTAAAGATATTTCCAAAGGTGCAGATACCGTGAGCTCGATCTTTACCATCCTAGATCGACACACACAAATCGAACCAGACGATCTTGATGGGTTTAAGCCTGTTAATTTAACAGGCCAAATAGAATTTCACGACGTGCATTTTGCATACCCTGCAAGGCCTAATGTGATTATATTTCAAGATTTTTCAATTAAAATTGAAGCGGGAAAATCAACCGCATTAGTAGGTCAAAGCGGTTCAGGAAAGTCGACGATCATAGGATTAATAGAGAGATTCTACGATCCACTAAAAGGAAGTGTAACAATAGATGATATGAACATAAAATCATATAACCTAAAGTCACTTAGAAAACACATAGCACTTGTGAGCCAAGAGCCAACATTGATCAATGGAACCATAAGGGACAACATTGCATATGGAACAACATGTgagaaaattgatgaaaatgagATCATAGAGGCAGCAAGAGTAGCCAATGCTCATGATTTCATAGCTGGTTTAAGAGATGGGTATGAGACATGGTGTGGAGACAAAGGGGTTCAACTTTCAGGGGGACAAAAACAAAGGATAGCAATAGCTAGGGCTATGCTAAAGAATCCAAAAGTTTTGCTACTAGATGAGGCAACAAGTGCACTGGATAACAATTCAGAGAAAGTGGTGCAAGAAGCATTGGATAAGGTGATGGTTGGAAGGACAAGTGTGGTTGTGGCACATAGGTTGAGTACAATACAAAATTGTGATGTCATTGCTGTTTTGGATAATGGGAAAATGGTTGAGATTGGAACTCACAAAACTTTGTTGGCTAATGGACCTTCTGGTGCTTATTACTCTTTAGTAAAGCTTCAAACTAAACATGCAGCCTCAACTGATTAA